A window of the Sabethes cyaneus chromosome 1, idSabCyanKW18_F2, whole genome shotgun sequence genome harbors these coding sequences:
- the LOC128745221 gene encoding aprataxin and PNK-like factor isoform X3, with protein MTNQFYLHDCEKQVDIIIPNAETVIGRDSILQCNDKRISRQHGIIKLSDGEAPCVEITSTHSNPIFIRTEDNVLNILTKDLTATLRQGEKFALLPDQFWFEVRFRRSVNQDQQQETAVSSSSTSVGTIRIRTMDEVNNTVEPSVGEAVSIERPVESGEKRKHDDDSNVESAKKSRPEQSAPESAPESGEAASAGPVIKPDPEAGEAEASSSKPPDADTNVKTEVKKENADSTGPPPRPSCEFGIRCYRYNAQHRAQFAHPSDADYRRPTFPPAPDDAPDCPFGTSCYRRNPQHFREYQHPDSTRYVGRANTGGTDPADDSSGDGSDSVSPRPRRNIKQPIKFKDYVIDQ; from the exons ATGACAAATCAATTTTACTTACACGACTGCGAAAAGCAGGTGGATATTATCATCCCGAACGCCGAAACCGTGATTGGACGCGACTCGATTTTGCAG TGTAACGACAAACGCATATCACGGCAGCACGGAATTATAAAACTAAGTGATGGGGAAGCACCGTGTGTTGAAATCACTTCTACCCACTCGAACCCTATTTTCATTCGTACCGAGGATAACGTACTGAACATACTGACTAAAGATCTAACAGCAACACTCCGGCAGGGAGAAAAATTTGCACTTCTTCCGGATCAGTTTTGGTTTGAAGTTCGTTTTCGAAGGAGCGTTAACCAGGACCAACAGCAGGAAACTGCGGTCAGCTCATCGTCTACTAGTGTGGGAACGATACGCATTAGAACAATGGATGAGGTCAATAATACTGTTGAACCTTCCGTTGGAGAAGCAGTATCTATCGAGCGGCCTGTGGAAAGTGGCGAGAAACGTAAACATGATGATGATTCAAATGTCGAATCTGCTAAAAAGTCGAGACCAGAACAATCTGCTCCGGAAAGTGCGCCAGAATCTGGAGAAGCGGCTTCCGCTGGTCCAGTAATAAAGCCAGATCCAGAGGCTGGAGAAGCAGAAGCAAGTTCATCGAAACCACCCGATGCTGACACAAATGTCAAGACCGaggtgaaaaaagaaaatgcgGATAGTACTGGACCACCGCCCAGACCTTCCTGTGAGTTCGGAATACGCTGCTATCGGTATAATGCTCAGCATCGGGCACAATTTGCTCATCCCAGTGATGCGGACTATCGAAGACCTACATTTCCTCCGGCACCGGACGATGCACCAGATTGCCCTTTCGGAACAAGTTGTTACAGACGAAATCCACAGCACTTTCGCGAGTATCAACATCCAGATTCAA CTAGATACGTTGGTCGCGCAAACACGGGAGGGACCGACCCGGCCGATGATTCATCTGGCGACGGATCCGACAGCGTCTCGCCGCGTCCCCGGAGAAACATAAAGCAACCAATTAAATTTAAAGATTACGTTATCGATCAGTAG
- the LOC128745221 gene encoding aprataxin and PNK-like factor isoform X1, with product MTNQFYLHDCEKQVDIIIPNAETVIGRDSILQCNDKRISRQHGIIKLSDGEAPCVEITSTHSNPIFIRTEDNVLNILTKDLTATLRQGEKFALLPDQFWFEVRFRRSVNQDQQQETAVSSSSTSVGTIRIRTMDEVNNTVEPSVGEAVSIERPVESGEKRKHDDDSNVESAKKSRPEQSAPESAPESGEAASAGPVIKPDPEAGEAEASSSKPPDADTNVKTEVKKENADSTGPPPRPSCEFGIRCYRYNAQHRAQFAHPSDADYRRPTFPPAPDDAPDCPFGTSCYRRNPQHFREYQHPDSTSVTPVTPQVPVQQQPQSLPNNNRNRQARRHQRMMRDVLMAAIVNPLLFTGSDDEEDDDVSLFDYDSDSDEYRPGRESSDEDDDDDREIDAYEAEE from the exons ATGACAAATCAATTTTACTTACACGACTGCGAAAAGCAGGTGGATATTATCATCCCGAACGCCGAAACCGTGATTGGACGCGACTCGATTTTGCAG TGTAACGACAAACGCATATCACGGCAGCACGGAATTATAAAACTAAGTGATGGGGAAGCACCGTGTGTTGAAATCACTTCTACCCACTCGAACCCTATTTTCATTCGTACCGAGGATAACGTACTGAACATACTGACTAAAGATCTAACAGCAACACTCCGGCAGGGAGAAAAATTTGCACTTCTTCCGGATCAGTTTTGGTTTGAAGTTCGTTTTCGAAGGAGCGTTAACCAGGACCAACAGCAGGAAACTGCGGTCAGCTCATCGTCTACTAGTGTGGGAACGATACGCATTAGAACAATGGATGAGGTCAATAATACTGTTGAACCTTCCGTTGGAGAAGCAGTATCTATCGAGCGGCCTGTGGAAAGTGGCGAGAAACGTAAACATGATGATGATTCAAATGTCGAATCTGCTAAAAAGTCGAGACCAGAACAATCTGCTCCGGAAAGTGCGCCAGAATCTGGAGAAGCGGCTTCCGCTGGTCCAGTAATAAAGCCAGATCCAGAGGCTGGAGAAGCAGAAGCAAGTTCATCGAAACCACCCGATGCTGACACAAATGTCAAGACCGaggtgaaaaaagaaaatgcgGATAGTACTGGACCACCGCCCAGACCTTCCTGTGAGTTCGGAATACGCTGCTATCGGTATAATGCTCAGCATCGGGCACAATTTGCTCATCCCAGTGATGCGGACTATCGAAGACCTACATTTCCTCCGGCACCGGACGATGCACCAGATTGCCCTTTCGGAACAAGTTGTTACAGACGAAATCCACAGCACTTTCGCGAGTATCAACATCCAGATTCAA CCTCGGTTACTCCGGTAACGCCACAAGTACCTGTTCAGCAGCAGCCACAGTCATTGCCCAACAATAATCGTAACCGACAGGCACGACGCCATCAGCGAATGATGCGCGACGTGTTAATGGCTGCTATTGTCAATCCGCTACTGTTTACAGGCAGTGATGACGAAGAAGACGATGATGTTAGCTTGTTTGACTATGACAGCGATTCCGACGAGTATCGGCCGGGACGAGAGTCGTCTGATGAGGACGATGATGACGATCGGGAAATTGATGCGTATGAGGCAGAGGAATAA
- the LOC128745221 gene encoding aprataxin and PNK-like factor isoform X2 produces MTNQFYLHDCEKQVDIIIPNAETVIGRDSILQCNDKRISRQHGIIKLSDGEAPCVEITSTHSNPIFIRTEDNVLNILTKDLTATLRQGEKFALLPDQFWFEVRFRRSVNQDQQQETAVSSSSTSVGTIRIRTMDEVNNTVEPSVGEAVSIERPVESGEKRKHDDDSNVESAKKSRPEQSAPESAPESGEAASAGPVIKPDPEAGEAEASSSKPPDADTNVKTEVKKENADSTGPPPRPSCEFGIRCYRYNAQHRAQFAHPSDADYRRPTFPPAPDDAPDCPFGTSCYRRNPQHFREYQHPDSSEYKARYVGRANTGGTDPADDSSGDGSDSVSPRPRRNIKQPIKFKDYVIDQ; encoded by the exons ATGACAAATCAATTTTACTTACACGACTGCGAAAAGCAGGTGGATATTATCATCCCGAACGCCGAAACCGTGATTGGACGCGACTCGATTTTGCAG TGTAACGACAAACGCATATCACGGCAGCACGGAATTATAAAACTAAGTGATGGGGAAGCACCGTGTGTTGAAATCACTTCTACCCACTCGAACCCTATTTTCATTCGTACCGAGGATAACGTACTGAACATACTGACTAAAGATCTAACAGCAACACTCCGGCAGGGAGAAAAATTTGCACTTCTTCCGGATCAGTTTTGGTTTGAAGTTCGTTTTCGAAGGAGCGTTAACCAGGACCAACAGCAGGAAACTGCGGTCAGCTCATCGTCTACTAGTGTGGGAACGATACGCATTAGAACAATGGATGAGGTCAATAATACTGTTGAACCTTCCGTTGGAGAAGCAGTATCTATCGAGCGGCCTGTGGAAAGTGGCGAGAAACGTAAACATGATGATGATTCAAATGTCGAATCTGCTAAAAAGTCGAGACCAGAACAATCTGCTCCGGAAAGTGCGCCAGAATCTGGAGAAGCGGCTTCCGCTGGTCCAGTAATAAAGCCAGATCCAGAGGCTGGAGAAGCAGAAGCAAGTTCATCGAAACCACCCGATGCTGACACAAATGTCAAGACCGaggtgaaaaaagaaaatgcgGATAGTACTGGACCACCGCCCAGACCTTCCTGTGAGTTCGGAATACGCTGCTATCGGTATAATGCTCAGCATCGGGCACAATTTGCTCATCCCAGTGATGCGGACTATCGAAGACCTACATTTCCTCCGGCACCGGACGATGCACCAGATTGCCCTTTCGGAACAAGTTGTTACAGACGAAATCCACAGCACTTTCGCGAGTATCAACATCCAGATTCAAGTGAGTATAAAG CTAGATACGTTGGTCGCGCAAACACGGGAGGGACCGACCCGGCCGATGATTCATCTGGCGACGGATCCGACAGCGTCTCGCCGCGTCCCCGGAGAAACATAAAGCAACCAATTAAATTTAAAGATTACGTTATCGATCAGTAG
- the LOC128745218 gene encoding 4-hydroxybenzoate polyprenyltransferase, mitochondrial, which translates to MLRTFGSCWKWQRAPNLRPHRVCSAKSWPVCTGKPATLVTREYRHKWKKVPTVFNSLETGIGRLPGVRWSISEKCSDAIVREFSSKVRDKNTEPAKGFLRAVIESPYARLMRIDRPIGSWLLFWPCGWSIALSAPAGCWPDPLMLAIFGTGAFIMRGAGCTINDMWDRDIDAKVARTKGRPLVAGELSQSDAWVFLSAQLGLGLLILLQLNWYSLVLGASSLGLVIVYPLMKRVTYWPQLMLGMTFNWGALLGWSATQGSVLWSACLPLYVAGVCWTIVYDTIYAHQDKVDDILLGIKSTAIRFGDSTKLWLSGFSTAMIGGLITAGMVCGQTWPYYSSLGIISAHLAHQIFSLNIDNPTDCATKFISNHQVGLILFLGIVLGTLYKGYGLSSSAAPALAGTSATSVSPSSSALLMSASASSQTVGSSQPQHATTGRNVVLRN; encoded by the exons ATGTTACGAACTTTCGGTAGCTGCTGGAAATGGCAGAGGGCTCCAAATTTACGACCGCATAGGGTCTGCtcggcaaaaagctggccagtTTGCACCGGTAAACCAGCAACGTTAGTTACCAGAGAATACCGGCATAAATGGAAGAAAGTGCCGACTGTTTTTAACAGCTTAGAAACCGGAATCGGGAGGCTTCCGGGTGTACGATGGTCGATCTCGGAAAAGTGTAGTGATGCAATTGTGCGTGAATTTAGTAGTAAAGTTAGAGATAAGAACACCGAACCAGCCAAAGGTTTCCTGCGGGCCGTGATAGAGAGTCCATATGCAAGACTTATGAGGATAGATAGGCCGATTGGTTCCTGGTTGTTGTTTTGGCCATGTGGGTGGAGCATAGCATTAAGCGCTCCAGCCGGTTGCTGGCCGGATCCGCTAATGCTTGCCATATTTGGAACAGGAGCGTTCATAATGCGCGGCGCTGGTTGTACCATAAACGACATGTGGGACAGAGATATCGATGCAAAAGTAGCTCGAACTAAAGGCAGGCCTTTGGTTGCCGGCGAACTAAGTCAATCGGATGCGTGGGTATTTCTGTCGGCCCAACTAGGTTTGGGCTTGCTAATTCTACTACAGTTGAATTGGTACTCGCTGGTGCTTGGAGCAAGTTCGTTGGGTCTAGTCATCGTATACCCCTTGATGAAACGGGTTACCTATTGGCCACAGCTAATGCTGGGAATGACCTTCAACTGGGGTGCCTTGCTGGGATGGAGTGCTACTCAGGGTTCTGTACTTTGGTCAGCCTGCTTACCTCTTTACGTTGCCGGTGTGTGTTGGACCATTGTGTATGATACGATCTATGCTCATCAGGATAAAGTGGATGACATCTTGCTGGGTATAAAATCGACCGCTATACGATTTGGCGATAGCACAAAGCTCTGGCTGAGCGGATTTTCAACGGCTATGATCGGTGGCTTGATTACAGCTGGAATGGTTTGTGGACAAACTTGGCCGTATTATTCGTCACTAGGAATCATTTCTGCGCATTTGGCACATCAG ATCTTCTCGCTAAACATTGATAATCCGACGGATTGTGCGACCAAGTTTATCTCCAACCATCAAGTTGGGTTGATTTTGTTCTTGGGAATCGTTTTGGGCACTCTGTACAAAGGTTATGGTTTGAGCAGCAGTGCAGCACCGGCACTTGCCGGTACCAGTGCTACCTCGGTATCGCCGTCCTCATCAGCGCTACTCATGAGTGCGTCGGCTAGCAGTCAAACCGTTGGTTCCAGTCAACCACAACATGCCACAACCGGACGGAATGTGGTTCTTCGAAACTAG